GCGTATAAAATGCGCTTGCGTGTGATGACTGTCGACACCGATAAAACAGGCTTTTGAATCGGGGTTATAATTCGATCCGTATATAAACGGTAAAAATATGATATCCTGATCTTCCGGTTCAATCGATGCGACAAGATCGTCGCAGTATGCGTATATGCTTTTGCCTTGTGCGTTGAGCGCATTTTTTTCGTTTTGCAAGAACCGTGCGATATACCATTCGAGATTTCCCGCCGATGTTGCACTGCTTTCTTCCAATAAATAATAATCGTCGATACAGTAGTTCGAATTCATCATAATGCTGCGGTTTACGATCGGCTGTTTTGCAATATATTCGTTTATGCTCCATGTTCCCGCTATACAGCAAATATTGTTCGGATCGACGACATTCATTGCGATTGAACATGCGTCTATATCGAACATACCTCCTGCAACGGGAATTCCTTCGGGGAGCAGCGTCAGTTTTGAAACATCCGATGTTATATAACCGCACATATCCGTCGATTTTTTCAGAGGCGGGAGCGCAGCTTCCGTTTCACCTATACCGAACCAATCGAGAATTTCTTTATTAAAATTTCCGGCGCTTACGTCAAGCAGGTTTGAACCGGAATAGTCGGTTATTTCGGCGAAAGCTTTCCCCGTAAGACGGTAGCGGATAAAATCTTTTACCGCAAAAATCCATCCTGCCGCGTCATAAGATTTTCGTTCGTATTGTTTGAGCCATGCGAGCAATGCAACCGGTTGGCAGGCGAGTATATTTTGATAATTTCGTTTGAAAACTTTTTCCGCCGTTCCGTCGCGCTGCCATTGACGTACGATCGCTCCCGCTCGCCCGTCTGTAGAAACGATACCGTTTCTCACCGGCGATCCGTCTTTTCTGCAAAGGTACAATCCTTTGCCGTGCCCGCATCCCGCGACGGCCTTTATAGCGGACGGATCTATGTTCGATTTTTCAATCGCTTCTCTGATACACTCGACGTTTGCATGCCACAGCGCATCCATATCCCGTTCCGTTTGCTGAGCACAAGGTGTAATCATTGTAAGCAGACGATGGGCACAAGCGATCTCGTTTCCTTGCGAGTCAAAAAGTACGGCTTTGCAGGATGTGCCGCCGTTATCGATTCCCATGTAGTACGAATTCATTTTTTCAAATAAACACTGTGTAAAAAAAATACGGGGCGAATCGAAACGATCCGCCCCGCGAAAAAACTAGAATGCGAAATTCTTATAGTTTTCTTTCAAAAAATCGCTCGGCGGTCCCATGATGATCGTTCTGCCGTCCGAAAGAACGGTGATCTTTCCGACTTTCGGAACATCCATACCGTCGGTCGGTTTTTGTCCCTTGAGCGCATTGTATGCAATGCATACCGTAAGGTAACCGAGTTTGGCCGGATCCCACAGCGTTGCGGTTTTAAGCGAGCCGTCTTCAAGGTACGGGCCGCTGTCGGTCGGAAGTGCGCTTCCGACGACGGCGACTTTATTTTGCATCCCTTTTTCCTGTACCGCCTGCGCAGCGCCGATCGGTGCCGGTGTTGAAACGCAGACCAGACCTTTGAGATTGGGGTAGGCTTTGATAAGGTCGAGCGTTTTTTGATAGGCGAGCTGCTGTTTTTCATCGGTCGGAACACGATCCGTTACCAGGCGGAGATTCGGATACTTTGTCTTTGCGTATGCAAGTCCGTAATCGAGCCACGAATTCAAATTGGCTGCGGAAAGTCCGCCGGTGAGAATCGCATAGTCGCCGCTCGTCCCCATGTATTTGACAAGCAGATCCCAGTTGTGTTCGCCGAACTGTTTGTCATCGATCTGATGAACGGAATAGTCGACTACCGACGGGTCGGCAGGGGTATCCCAGTCGAGCACTAAAATCCCTGCTCGTTTCGCTTTCATCAAAACGGGCGTTAATGCCTGAGCGTTGTTCGGCGCAACGCAGATCGCATCGACGCCTTTTGTGATCAGATCTTCGAGCATTCTCACCTGATCCGCAGCATCAGCCGTCGTAGGTCCGGTATAATTGACGGTGATACCCAAATCTTTTCCGGCCTGTACGGCACCTTTTTCCGAAGCATTGAAGTACGGAATGCCGACGAGCTTCGGCATAACGACGATCGTTATGTCTTTTTTTCCGCCGCCGGATGAAGAAGACTGCTCGTTTGCACCCATGGCAAAGAGAGCAGAACCGATCATGAGAACTCCAAGCACTGTAAGAATTCTTTTCATATATCCTCCTATTGCACGTTCCGTTTTTTTATCGATATGATAAAGTGTATCGTCAAAACGGCTATGAGCACAAGACCTGTGATAACGGTCGTTAGATATCGGTTCAATCCGAAGATATTCAGACCGCTCGAAATGACCTGTAAAATTAAAACCGCTATGATAGTCCCCGCAACTTTTCCCGAACCGCCGTTTATATCGGTACCTCCTAAAACACAGGCGGCAACGGATTGCAGCAAATACGACGATCCGTACGATTCTTTTGCGGAGTTGTAACGACTCGCCATTATCATCGCAGCGATGCCGGCAAGGATACCGCCGATAAGATATGTTTTTATCAATACCCGCTTTACACGTATGCCCGAATATCTTGCGGCGATCGGATTACAGCCGATTATCTCTATCGATTTGCCGAGCTTGCTCCGCTCGAGCAACAGCCAGCAAAATACGACAACGATAAAGAATATCCACATCGGGATAGGAATTTTTAAAAACGTTGAATTGCCTATCGCGATGAACGTCATCGGAAAACCCGATATGGCTCCTCCGTGCGTGATATTGAGACAGATGCCTTCAAACAGCGTCGACGAACCGAGCGTCGCGATCATCGGCGTGACGCCGAAAAGCGCGATGATCCAGCCGTTGAATAAACCGCAGAGAGCGGCGATACCCAACATAGTTGCAATGCCGACGGTAACGGCGAGCAGTGCGCCGTGGTTTGCCGTATATATATTCGACATAACGAGTCCGCCGATGATCATGCCCAATGCCGCCGAAAAAGTCAGCGAAAGATTCATACCGCCTGTCATGATGACGAGCATCATCGACAATGCGAGGATGCCGAATTCGGGAATCTGATACGCCATCGATTCCATATTGATGGGACTTAAGAATTTTCCCGGCGATAATACCGACATGAGCGCAAAGACAAACAGAAAAATAATAAACAGCGTTCCTTCGGATGTTTTAAAGAATTTACGTATCGATGTTTTTATGTTGTTTTTCATGCCGTCACTCCACATCAACTTTTACTTTCGTTTTTTCAGCTTTGTTTTTTTGATACATATCGATGCAGACGGATGCGATAATGATTAAGCCGATAATAATTTTTTGCCAAAACGTCGGTATATGCATAAGGATCATGCCGTTGTTTATAACACAAAAAAGCGCGACTCCGATCACGGTTCCCAATACCGAACCGTAACCGCCCATCGTACTTGCGCCTCCGAGTACAACGGCGGCGATCACTTGCATTTCAAAACCTGCAAACGCATTCGGATCCACTTGCCGCATAATCGACGTATGCACGACGGAGGCAAGGCCGATAAACAGACCTTCGATGCCGTAAACGAAAAGCAATATTTTTGTCGGATTAAAGCCGACACGAGACGCGCCTTCGAGATTTCCGCCGATTGCATAGATACCTCTGCCCACCAAAGTTTTACGCAGAATAAACCATGTCAAAAAGACGACCGCAGCCAAAAACAATGCCTGCATCGGAAGACCGATTATCCGTCCGTCGCTCGTCGTAATCGGAAAAAACTTTATATCGCCGAAGTTAATAAAATTTTGCGGTATGCCGGTAATCCAGTTCCCATTCGTTATGTAGAGATTTATACCCATTATGATGCTCATCGTTCCGAGCGTAGCGACTATCGGCGGAATTTTTATCTTTGCGACGAGCAGTCCGTTGATAAGGCCGAGCGCGAGTCCGAAGGCACATGAAAGCACAGCGGTTACGAAAATATTTGAAGTAAAGTGGATAAGCGAATTCCCCGCAAAAATCGTAACCGATGCGACGATCGAAGAACAGGCAACATCAATACCGCCGGTAAGCATGACCATGAGCATCCCCATGGCCATTATCGCAAGTACGAGATTGCTTTTCAGCAAATCAAGAAAATTTTCCACGCTGAAAAACGTCGGATTTATGATACCGATTATTACGGAGAGAACGACCAGTACCGTAAGGATCGGAAATTCCTGCATTTTAATAATTCTTTTTATCACTGTCATTGTAGTGTACCGCCTAAAATGCCAAGTTCATAATATACTCTTGTGTTAGACCCTCACACGGCAATATCTTTTGAATTTTTCCGTGCCGAACGACGGCAACTCTGTCGCAAATCGAAAGGATTTCCGGCAGTTCCGAAGATATGACGATGATGCCCAAGCCCGATTTTGCGAGATTGTACAACAGTTCGTGTATTTCCGCTTTTGCGCCGATGTCGATACCGTTTGTCGGCTCGTCAACGATAAGCACTTTCGGTTCGGTTGCAAGCCATTTTGCAATGACGATACGCTGTTTGTTACCTCCCGAATATTTTCCCGCTTCCATATCGAGGTAATTCGGTTTTATTTCGAGCGTTTTCATCCAGTGTTCGGCGAGGTCGTGCTTTTTTTTCATATCGAGCAGACCGAAGCGATGTGAAAGTTTATCCAACACGGTAACGGTGATATTGTCTTCCGATGTTTTTCGCAATACGAGACCTTCGCGAAGTCTGTTTTCGGGGACAAATGCGATGCCCTGTTTGACAGCTTCATTCGGATGCCGTATGTTTATCTCTTTTCCGTCAAGAAGAACACACCCGCTGTCCGGTTCGTTGAGCCCGAATAATGAGGAAACGATTTCCGTACGTCCCGCTCCGACAAGCCCCGTCAGACCGAATATTTCACCTTTATTGAGCGTAAACGAAATATCTTTAAAATTTCCTTTCTTTGAAAGCGATCTGACTTCGAGCAGCGGTTCGTTGCATTTCCGTTTATCGTAAATCTTATATTCGATTTTTCGTCCGACCATCAACGCGATGAGCTTATCGTTCGTGAGTTCGTCTTTATTGTACGTACCGATACATTGTCCGTCGCGCAAGACGGTAAAGCGATCGGCAACGGCAAAAAGTTCATCCAGCTTATGGCTGATAAACAACATCGAAATACCTTTCGCTTTCAACGACTGCATGATGCGAAACAGATTTTTGACGTCGTCGGAAGAAAGAGCGCTTGTCGGTTCATCGAGAATGAGCAGTTTTGCGTCATTGACGATAGCACACGCGATTGCGACGAGCTGCTGTTTGGCAACGGACAGCTCTGAAATTTTTACGCGGATATCGATATTTTTTACGCCGAGTTGTACGAGGGCCTGCTCGGCGATCTTTGCCATCTCTTTCCAGTTGATAATCTTTTCGTTCTTTTTAACACATAATCCGAGCGCAATGTTTTCCATAACGCTTAGATTCGGAAAGAGAGAAAAATCCTGATAGATAACGACGATACCTTCTTTCAATGATTGTATCGGCGTCAGATTATCGAGACGGTGACCGTTCATAGCGATCGTCCCGCCGCTTTCGGGTTTATTGATACCCGAAAGCACTTTTATCAATGTCGATTTTCCGGCTCCGTTTTCGCCGATCAGTGCATGGATTTCGGCTTTATCTACGGAAAAACTGATATCCTGCAATGCTTTTACACCGGGGAAAAATTTTGAAATATGTTGAATTTCAAGTAATGGCTTACTCATTTTATTCCTTAAATTGTTAATGATGCACGTATCAAGCCGACGTCAATTTCGTTTGGAAGTTACTTCCCGTTCGTATTCGTCGACGGCTTTACATATTTCCGTGTCGGAAGGAACACCGCATACTTCGCAATACCGATCCCAAACGGCGCCGTACGGCATCGTTTTCAGTTGTTCGTTGAGTGCAAGGCGTGCAAAATAATTTCCTTCATCTTCGTATTTAATAAGCTGTGTTACGGGTTCGAGCAGTGCATACAAAAACGCTTTTTCCGTCGCACGCGAACCGAGTACCCATGCTCCGATTCTGTTGATGGAGCCGTCAAAATAATCGGTACCGATGTGGATCTTATCGAGTTTTCCCGTCCGGATTATTTCCTCCGCCATCATTCGCATATCGTCGTTGAAGACGATGACGTGATCGGAGTCCCATCTGACGCCCCTTGATAAGTGCAGCAGTATTTCGGGAACAAAGAGCAACACGGACGAGAGCTTGTCCGAAACGTTTTCCGTAGGGTGATAGTGTCCCATATCGATCGTAAGCAGGCAGTTTCTGCTCATCGCATAGCCCATGTAAAATTCATGAGAGCCGACGACGTAACTTTCGGTTCCGATGCCGAATACTTTCGATTCTACGGAATCTTTTAAATATTCCGCCGGTATCTTTTGCGAGAGTATATCGTCGAGCGATTGTAAAAGAATTTTTCGATACCCTTGCCGATCGGCAGGTATGTCTTTCATGCCGTCGGCGATCCAGATATTGTGAATACAGGGGCTGTCTTGTTCTTTGCCGAAATATGCGCCTATCGTACGGCAGCGTTTTGTGTGCTCTATCCAAAAGTCGCGAATACCCTTATCTTTTGAAGCAAGCGTCATGCCGTTCGCTTTCGGATGTGAAAAAATCGTCGCATTAAAATCGAGCGGTATTTTTTTTGCCTTAGCCCATGTAAGCCAGCTTTTAAAGTGTGCGGGTTCCAGCGCGTCCCGATCAACCGGCTTCGTATCGGAAAAATCGGCATAGCTTGCATGTAAATTTAAACGATAACTGCCCGGCGTAAGCGTAAACACTTTTTCGATATCTTGGCGCAATTCCGCAATGGAACGGGCTTTGCCGGGGTAATTGCCAGTTACTTGAATACCGCCGCCGTTCAGTACCGCGCCCGCTTTTTCAAATCCGCCTACATCATCGCCTTGCCAGCAATGAAGCGAGAGCGGTATGCTGCGAAGCCGTTCGATAACGCGGTCGGTATCGACGCCAAGCGACGCATATTGTTCACGTGCATCGTCATATCGTTCTTTTGTATTCATTAACTACGACCTGAAAATTGGAATAGAAAAAGTATATACTGCGGGTTAATGATAATACCACTACAAAAAAATCAATAGTTAGTACAATTCCGTCATCGCAAATGTTTCGCGTTCCGTCCATGTTCCGTCTCTCATGGCAAAGAGCGTTATCGATTGTACGTCGAAATTTTCGTGCAGATCGAGCGAATCGAAATACGAAAGCGCATCTTCGATCGCGCCGGGCGGTATGTCGCGGTTTGCGACGGTGATGTGCGGTACAAAAGTTCGCGCATCTCGCTTTACCGTTCCCGGGCATTTTGCTAAAAGGGAATCGTAGACGAGAGTGCGGAGAGCCGTCCATTGGCTTGACGGTTCGACGTGTGCAAAGATCGTCCGCGAAGAAAAAGCTCCGAAACCGTTTACCGCGCAGCAAAGCGTTTGTCTTTTTGCGCCCCACGCGGATGCCGCTTCGGCGAGCGCTTCGAACAAAGTGCGTTCGGAAAAGTTTTCGTCGAGGTAAAACGGCGGCACAAGCGTTATGTGCAGGGGGGTAGTCTGACCGCTTTTGCAGCCGAAGCGCGCTCTCATCCAAGCGCGGCACGCTTCAAGCGGAACGAGGAGGTTTTCGGGAACGAGTACGCCGATAAAATGCGTTTGTCGAATCATCACATATACGGTATAACGTATTTTTATAAATGCGGATAGTACCGGAGATTCGTGTACAGGACAATGGTGCTTAAAAATATGGCAAACGTTTAAAGTATTGACAGAAATGTAATACAATTATATAGTATATAGCAGAGGAGAGCATGACGGTAACCAAGGGTCGATTTGAATGGGATAGTGAAAAAGATCGAATAAATAAAGAAAAACACGGATTGACTTTTGAAGAAGCGTCTGAAATTTTTAAGGATCCGAATTCGATTGAATTTTATGACAATAAGAATTCGATGATAGACGAGGACAGATATATCGTTTTGGGTGATATCGGGAGCGCTATTATTTGTGTTGTCGTTTATGTCGATAGGCGAGAAAAAATACGGATTGTGTCTGCACGGCCGGCCGTATCGAAAGAGGAGATAAAATATTATGGCAATATCCAAAAAACGCTCGGAAGAAATTAAAAAATTTAAGAATAAGGATTTTTCAGATTGCCCCAAACTGACGAATGCGCAGCTCAAGCAAATGAAGCCCTGCCATCTTTTAGACCGTGATTTATGGAAGCCGCAAAAAAAAGTTATGAGCATCAGGATTGACGTCGATGTGCTGGAAAATTTGAAAAAAAACGGTAAAGGCTGGCAAACGAAATTAAACTCGTTTTTGCGTACAGCCGTTTCGAAAGGGCTTATTTAAAAAGCGCCGAAACCGTTTATCCTCGCGTCAAAGCTTGAAGCCGCCGGATTTTCCGTAGACTTTACGTATCCGTGGGATAAAGTGCATTCGGGCGATTACGATCTCGCAGAGCTCTTCGCACGGATTACGGCTGTTTGCCGCTGATGCGGGGGAAAGAAGCGAGGAGCTTTTCCGTTTCGGAAAGAGACGTCAATGCGGGGATCGCGCCGTATCGCGATACGCAGAGCGTTGCGGCGGTGATCGTTCAGCACAGCTTTGAAATAAGAAAGTCGGCTGAAAGCTCCGTCGTATCGCCGACAAGGATATCGGCGCCGCGGAGACTTTTTCCGATGCCTACCGCTTGCATGCCCGCTTTTTTTATCGCATCGATTCCCGACTGGGCGTCTTCGATGCCGATACAGTCCGTATACCATTCGCCGGAAAGTTCGGCCGCTTTGATATAGATGTCGGGTTCCGGCTTCCCTTTTTGCACTGCTGCCGGATCGACTACGGCGTCGAAGCATTTTGCCAAGCCGAGTTTTTTGAGAACAAGCGGCGCGTTTTTGCTTGCGGACGCAAGTACGCATTTTATGCCGCGCTTTTTAAGGTCATCGATGAGTTTCGTTACGCCGGGCAATATATCGTTCGGCGTAAGCGTCGACAGGGATGCGACATAGAAGCCGTTTTTTTCGTCCGCTGCCGCCGCTCTCCGTTCCTGCGTCCACGACACATTGTTTTCCGCAAGCAAAAGGTCGAGCGAATCGATACGGGATCGCCCGCTCATCCTCCCGCTCATACTGCGATCGAACGTGAGGGAGTATTTTTCGGCAAGCGCTTTCCATGCACGGAAGTGGAGTTCGGCGGTATCGGTGATGACGCCGTCGAGGTCGAATAGCACGGCTTTGAGAGCGGGACGGAGATCGAATTCTTTCGTTTCGCCTATGTGCAGCGTAAAGGTCGTATTGCGGTGCGTCAGTTTCAGTTCGCTCGATTTGGTTCCGTGCAGTGCGTCGTTCCGATTTCCGTCCGTCTGCACATCGCGTTCCCGTGTGCCGGCATCGCCCGTCCGTGCGCCGTTTGTACGGAGCGTGTACGACGCGCATTCTTTTGTAAAGCCGACTTCCAACACCGTATCCCTGATGCAAAGCGAAAAGGAAAGTCCGTGCCACGATGACGGCAGCTGCGGGTTAAAACTCCAATTTCCGCCGTAGTCGCGGAAGCCCGCAAATCCGTAGACGACGGCCATCCAGCTGCCGGCCATGCAGGCGGTGTGTATGCCGTCCTTCGTGTTACCGTTGATATCCGCTATGTCCATCCTCACGGTTTGATTGAAATACGATTGCGCTTTTGGGATATCGAACGCTTCGCACGCGGCGATGCACTGTATACAGCACGAAAGCGACGAGTCGCCCGTAGTGTACTTTTCGTAAAACAAAAAGTTCCGTATTTTTTCCGCCCTGCCGAAACGGTTCGACAGCAAAAATTGCGCGAGTACGAGATCGGGCTGTTTTAAAACGCGGTGACGATAGATGACGAGGGGGTGATAGTGGAGGAGGAGAGGATAGTTTTGTTTCGGCGTATTTTCGAAATCCCAGTCCGACCTTGTCATAAACGAATCGTCTTGCGGATAAATTCCTGCCGCGCTGTCGAACGGGATATACATATTGTCTGCGGCGCTTTGCCATTGGGCGATCTCCGCATCCGAAGCGGCGCCGTATTTTTTTGCGATCGCAATGCCGATGAGGAGATTTTCCCGTGCCATCAAATTCGTGTACGCGTTATTGTCGACGCAGGCGCTGTATTCGTCGGGGCCGGTCACTTCGTTGATGCAAAATCTGCCGCCCTTTTCGGGAATACGGGAGCCGAGACTCATCCACATGCGGGCGGTTTCGACGGCTACGGCGCAGATATCGTCTTTAGTGAGCGGATCGGAATCGTCGCTCGGACAGCCCGCTGCCGTGAGGTATCTTTGCAGCGCAAACACGATGTCCGCGTCGATGTGATACTGTGCCGTACCCGCAGGATAATATGCGCTCGTTTCGCGGCCGCTTATCGTACGCCAAGGGTAGAGCGCGCCTTTGAGCGACATCTCCGCAGCCCTTTCTTTTGCGAGCGGAAGCGTATACGCGCGGTACGCGAAAAGCGATCGGGCAATATCGGGACGTATATACGTAAAGACGGGCGAAACGTATGCTTCGGAATCCCAAAAATAGTGTCCTTCGTATCCCTCGGCGGTGAGCCCCTTTGCCGCTATGCTCGTACGCCCGTCTTTTCCGACCGATTGAAGCAAGTGAAAGATATTGAAATTGACGGCTTTTTCATCGTCGGAACCGCCGTCGATATGCATATAGGCCGTTTTCCAAAAGTGCGACAGATATGATCGCTGTTCGTTTTCGGCATGAGCGAATCCCGCCTTTGCGAAGGATTGCGCTTCCGCCGCGCTCTTTTGTGCGGACGCGGTGTCGTATGAAATGAATTTTACAAGGACGGCACTTTCTCCGGCTTTTAATGAAAAATCGTACGTTTCGTAAACACCGTCCGCTTCCGTTGTTTTTACCGGAGCGATATCGATCCCGTTTATCGAAAGCGATTGCATAACGGTACCGTAGAGCGAAAGCGCGCTTGAACGCGTATGCGCCGAAAACGAAAGGCTTCCGTTTTTCGAAGAGCGGGAATCGACGATGAGCGGGCGGGACGAAAATTTTGCGCCGATACGCGGATCCTCTTTCGCCGATATATTCGAAACGCTCGTATCGATGCCGCTCGTAAGGGATACCGAAAGAGGCGATCCGGCGGAGCACAAGGCCGTGACGGTGTATCGGATCGCGGCGCAGGTTTTATGCGTAAACGAAACGAGGCGTTCGGCGCGTACCGAGTACGAAACTTCTCCCTCCGTACGGCGTACCGTGCGTGTCATGACGCCCGTCTTTAGATCCGAAAACATGCGGAAGGACTGTACGCCGCGGAGCGTCGAAAACGGTTTTCCGTTCACCGCGAGTTCGATGCGTTTCGGGTCGGGCAGGTTGAGCATCGTTTCGTGGTTTTTTGCATAACCGTACGCGATCTCGCCGTACGATATCGGTTCCGTGTCGTAAAATCCGTTTATATATGTGCCTTTGTGCAGACATCCCTCTTTTTCTTCGTAATCGCCGCGGAGACCGAGATATCCGTTTGCCGCAGTGAACAGCGTTTCGTTGCGGCCGACCGCCTTTCGACTGCAGTCTTCGGTAGAAAAAACAAAAGCATCCATATCGTTCATCTGTGCATCGCTCCGGACACATCGTGTGCGTACATATATCCCCCTGTAAAACGGCATCGACTAAGCCGCGTACGGGATAATCGGTGTCGTTTTAATGCGAAATTGGCGGCGCTTTATCCCTTTACGGAACCGGAAAGCAGACCGCGTACAAAATAGCGCTGGAGCGAAAGAAATACCGCAAGCGGCAGCGCCATCGAAACGAAGGCGCCTGCAGTGAGCAGATGCCAGTCGGCGCCGAGCGTTCCCGCCATGTTCATCAGGCGAACGGTGACGACTTGCATTTTCTGCGCTCCGCCGCTCAGGAAAACGAGCGCGACAAGTAAGTCGTTCCATACCCAAATAAACTGAAAGATCGCGAACGACGCGAGCGCCGGCACGCTGAGCGGAATTATTAATTTGAAAAAACAATCGAAATGGTTCGATCCGTCGATAAAGGCGGATTCGAGGATGCTGCGCGGAATAGTCGATATGTAATTGAACAATATATACGTCGCGAGCGGCAAACCGAATCCCGTATGGGCGAGCCATATTCCCAAATACGTTCCGTTGAGTCCGAGCTTTTGGTAGTCGCGAAGGATGGGGATGAGCGATATCTGCAGCGGTACGACGAGCAGTGCGATGATCGCTGCGAAAAGCGTTTTCCGCCCGCGGAATCTGAGCCACGCAAAACCGTAAGCGGCGGCTGCGGCTATAAAAATCGGAATAACGACCGAAGGAAGCGTCACCGCTATGCTCGACAGAAACGAATTGAACATCGTCGCGCCTCGTGTGACGACGACGCCTGTCTCCGCGCCGGCGACTTTATGCCGTTGTCCGAATAACACTTGCGCGTAATTGTCGAGCGTAAACGCATTCGGTGTTTTAAACGCCTGCCACCAGCCCGAAGCGGCGACCGCATCTTTGGTACGGAACGACGTGACTAAAATACCGATTGTCGGGAGCGACCAGACGATGCACAGCGCGATGAGTATGACGGTGATCATCCGGCTCGAAAACGACGTTTTTTTTCGCAGTACGGTTCGATTCATCAAAACACCTCTCGTTTATTGAATTCTTTCAGATTGTACCAGATAACGGGACTTACCCC
This Treponema socranskii subsp. buccale DNA region includes the following protein-coding sequences:
- the pgmB gene encoding beta-phosphoglucomutase yields the protein MNDMDAFVFSTEDCSRKAVGRNETLFTAANGYLGLRGDYEEKEGCLHKGTYINGFYDTEPISYGEIAYGYAKNHETMLNLPDPKRIELAVNGKPFSTLRGVQSFRMFSDLKTGVMTRTVRRTEGEVSYSVRAERLVSFTHKTCAAIRYTVTALCSAGSPLSVSLTSGIDTSVSNISAKEDPRIGAKFSSRPLIVDSRSSKNGSLSFSAHTRSSALSLYGTVMQSLSINGIDIAPVKTTEADGVYETYDFSLKAGESAVLVKFISYDTASAQKSAAEAQSFAKAGFAHAENEQRSYLSHFWKTAYMHIDGGSDDEKAVNFNIFHLLQSVGKDGRTSIAAKGLTAEGYEGHYFWDSEAYVSPVFTYIRPDIARSLFAYRAYTLPLAKERAAEMSLKGALYPWRTISGRETSAYYPAGTAQYHIDADIVFALQRYLTAAGCPSDDSDPLTKDDICAVAVETARMWMSLGSRIPEKGGRFCINEVTGPDEYSACVDNNAYTNLMARENLLIGIAIAKKYGAASDAEIAQWQSAADNMYIPFDSAAGIYPQDDSFMTRSDWDFENTPKQNYPLLLHYHPLVIYRHRVLKQPDLVLAQFLLSNRFGRAEKIRNFLFYEKYTTGDSSLSCCIQCIAACEAFDIPKAQSYFNQTVRMDIADINGNTKDGIHTACMAGSWMAVVYGFAGFRDYGGNWSFNPQLPSSWHGLSFSLCIRDTVLEVGFTKECASYTLRTNGARTGDAGTRERDVQTDGNRNDALHGTKSSELKLTHRNTTFTLHIGETKEFDLRPALKAVLFDLDGVITDTAELHFRAWKALAEKYSLTFDRSMSGRMSGRSRIDSLDLLLAENNVSWTQERRAAAADEKNGFYVASLSTLTPNDILPGVTKLIDDLKKRGIKCVLASASKNAPLVLKKLGLAKCFDAVVDPAAVQKGKPEPDIYIKAAELSGEWYTDCIGIEDAQSGIDAIKKAGMQAVGIGKSLRGADILVGDTTELSADFLISKLC
- a CDS encoding carbohydrate ABC transporter permease — translated: MNRTVLRKKTSFSSRMITVILIALCIVWSLPTIGILVTSFRTKDAVAASGWWQAFKTPNAFTLDNYAQVLFGQRHKVAGAETGVVVTRGATMFNSFLSSIAVTLPSVVIPIFIAAAAAYGFAWLRFRGRKTLFAAIIALLVVPLQISLIPILRDYQKLGLNGTYLGIWLAHTGFGLPLATYILFNYISTIPRSILESAFIDGSNHFDCFFKLIIPLSVPALASFAIFQFIWVWNDLLVALVFLSGGAQKMQVVTVRLMNMAGTLGADWHLLTAGAFVSMALPLAVFLSLQRYFVRGLLSGSVKG